The following proteins are encoded in a genomic region of Thermococcus pacificus:
- a CDS encoding carbon starvation CstA family protein → MNSSVVILLAAVIYLGMYFTYGKGLQNKVVKADPNRPTPAHRLYDGVDYVPAHPLVLYGHNFASIAGAGPITGPAIAMAWGWLPGLIWVWFGNVFIGAVHDYLALMSSVRYDGKSVQWIAGKLMSRRTGVAFELYVWFTLLLVVAAFVAVTAKLLTTTPEAATATLLFLVVAVILGWLLYKMKMEFKLATLVGLILLAIAVWLGLKYPLVFVNGQTDATSAAYTTAYHYWNIILMVYIIIAASLPVWVLLQPRDYLNAYILWFGLLFGGIALTLLAKNFTAPAYTTWSAHVVTGVTSEGSKAVASPFWPTIPLIIACGSLSGFHSLVGSGTTSKQLDNEIHGLLVGYGGMFTEGFLATVVITSIAVYGVQLTGLQPDQWGLHYIEKGGLGAFIGSYAKAVSEFYGVSETFGKTFATLWVSAFTLTSLDTATRLGRFAWQELFGMVADTSKGAVKFITNKWVASIIIAGLGTYLAWGASYKVIWPAFSAMNQMLASIALMTGALWVAKVQRAGSWSWAVLIPAIFLWITVTAAMIWYIIYVPMVGRYLIAVKGALVVSLLLNFLLAWDFWVAWKRPEEEYAASAA, encoded by the coding sequence ATGAACTCCTCGGTAGTTATTTTGCTAGCGGCTGTCATTTATTTAGGTATGTACTTTACTTACGGCAAGGGCCTTCAGAACAAGGTCGTTAAGGCCGACCCCAACAGACCAACACCTGCCCACAGGCTCTACGACGGAGTCGACTACGTTCCGGCACACCCGCTCGTCCTCTACGGCCACAACTTCGCATCAATAGCAGGCGCGGGCCCGATAACCGGCCCTGCAATCGCAATGGCATGGGGATGGCTTCCGGGACTCATATGGGTCTGGTTCGGAAACGTCTTCATTGGTGCCGTCCATGACTATCTAGCGCTGATGTCATCGGTTCGCTACGATGGTAAGTCTGTCCAGTGGATTGCAGGAAAGCTAATGAGCAGGAGGACTGGTGTAGCCTTCGAGCTTTACGTATGGTTTACTCTCCTGCTGGTTGTGGCCGCTTTCGTTGCGGTCACGGCAAAGCTGCTGACAACCACTCCAGAAGCGGCAACGGCAACGCTGCTCTTCCTCGTGGTGGCCGTTATACTCGGCTGGCTACTCTACAAGATGAAGATGGAGTTCAAACTTGCGACCCTGGTAGGCCTCATCCTTCTGGCGATAGCAGTTTGGCTTGGCCTCAAGTATCCGCTGGTCTTTGTTAATGGACAGACCGACGCAACTTCCGCCGCTTACACCACCGCGTATCACTACTGGAACATAATCCTCATGGTGTATATCATCATAGCGGCCTCCCTTCCGGTCTGGGTACTCCTCCAGCCCAGGGACTACCTGAACGCCTACATCCTCTGGTTCGGTCTTCTCTTCGGAGGCATCGCCCTCACACTCCTAGCCAAGAACTTTACGGCACCCGCATACACCACTTGGAGCGCCCACGTCGTCACGGGGGTAACCAGCGAGGGGTCGAAAGCGGTAGCATCACCGTTCTGGCCTACGATACCGCTCATAATAGCATGCGGTTCCCTGAGCGGCTTCCACTCCCTGGTCGGTTCCGGAACAACTTCAAAACAGCTCGACAACGAGATCCACGGCCTCCTCGTGGGCTACGGCGGAATGTTCACAGAGGGCTTCCTCGCGACCGTAGTCATAACCTCCATAGCCGTCTACGGCGTCCAGCTCACCGGTCTCCAGCCAGACCAGTGGGGACTCCATTACATTGAGAAGGGCGGCCTTGGAGCCTTCATTGGAAGCTACGCTAAGGCTGTCAGCGAGTTTTACGGCGTAAGTGAGACCTTCGGAAAGACCTTCGCGACCCTCTGGGTCTCAGCCTTCACCCTGACCTCCCTCGACACCGCAACGAGGCTCGGAAGGTTTGCCTGGCAGGAGCTCTTCGGAATGGTCGCAGACACGAGCAAGGGGGCCGTGAAGTTTATAACCAACAAGTGGGTCGCCTCGATAATAATCGCCGGTCTCGGAACCTACCTCGCATGGGGGGCCAGCTACAAGGTCATCTGGCCTGCCTTCAGCGCCATGAACCAGATGCTTGCCAGCATAGCCCTTATGACAGGGGCTCTTTGGGTCGCCAAGGTACAGAGGGCAGGCTCATGGAGCTGGGCCGTCCTCATACCGGCGATCTTCCTCTGGATTACAGTGACCGCCGCAATGATATGGTACATCATCTACGTCCCGATGGTCGGGAGGTACCTAATAGCGGTCAAGGGTGCCCTAGTGGTAAGCCTGCTCCTGAACTTCCTCCTGGCATGGGACTTCTGGGTCGCGTGGAAGAGGCCCGAAGAGGAGTACGCCGCGAGCGCGGCCTGA
- a CDS encoding adenylosuccinate synthetase gives MPSYIVVGGQWGDEGKGSVIAYLALKDKPDVIARGGVGTNAGHSVFIDGRKYAVRQLPTGFMQTKARLLVGAGVLVDPEVFFHELEHLQEFKVAERVGIDYRCAIIEEKHKQLDRTNGHLHEKIGTTGSGCGPANADRVMRRAKLAKDIPELEPYLTDVAAEVNDALDEGKLVLVEGTQGFGLSLYYGTYPYVTSKDTTASAIASDVGIGPTRVDDVIVVFKSFPTRVGAGPFPTEMSEEEAERMGLIEYGTVTGRRRRVGWFDFEFARYSARINGATMLALTMLDKYDKGAFGVTDYDKLPKKAKEFVEEIEERTGVPVALIKTGPELEHIIDRRENI, from the coding sequence ATGCCGAGCTACATTGTTGTTGGCGGTCAATGGGGAGACGAGGGCAAGGGCTCAGTCATAGCGTACCTTGCCCTGAAGGACAAACCGGACGTTATAGCGCGCGGCGGCGTCGGAACGAACGCAGGGCACAGCGTTTTTATAGACGGCAGGAAGTACGCGGTGAGGCAGCTTCCAACGGGCTTCATGCAGACGAAGGCGCGGCTTTTAGTTGGTGCCGGCGTTCTAGTCGACCCCGAAGTGTTTTTCCACGAACTTGAGCATCTGCAGGAGTTCAAAGTTGCCGAGAGGGTCGGCATTGACTACCGCTGTGCGATAATCGAGGAGAAGCACAAACAGCTTGACAGGACGAACGGCCACCTCCACGAAAAGATAGGAACGACCGGCAGCGGTTGCGGGCCGGCGAACGCGGACAGGGTAATGAGAAGGGCAAAACTTGCCAAAGACATCCCGGAGCTTGAACCCTACCTTACAGACGTTGCCGCTGAGGTCAACGACGCCCTGGATGAGGGTAAGCTCGTTCTCGTTGAGGGAACCCAGGGCTTCGGGCTGAGCCTCTACTACGGGACCTACCCCTACGTGACATCAAAGGACACAACGGCCTCAGCCATCGCGAGCGACGTTGGAATCGGGCCTACGAGGGTGGACGATGTTATCGTCGTCTTCAAGAGCTTTCCGACTAGGGTTGGAGCTGGCCCGTTCCCGACGGAGATGAGCGAAGAAGAGGCTGAAAGGATGGGTCTCATTGAGTATGGTACAGTGACCGGAAGGAGGCGCCGCGTTGGTTGGTTTGACTTCGAGTTTGCCCGCTATTCTGCCAGAATCAACGGCGCTACTATGCTCGCTTTGACAATGCTCGACAAGTACGACAAAGGGGCTTTCGGCGTCACTGACTACGATAAGCTCCCAAAGAAGGCAAAGGAGTTCGTGGAAGAAATAGAAGAAAGGACAGGAGTTCCAGTTGCATTAATAAAGACCGGACCAGAGCTGGAGCACATAATAGATAGAAGGGAGAACATCTAA
- a CDS encoding ArsA family ATPase, giving the protein MREYLLPKKDYRVLFVIGKGGVGKTTTSASIAVALAEKRYKTLIVSLDPAHNLGDVFMTKLGDRPKKLAENLYASELDMEKLIKGYLEHLEKNLKHTYRYLTVINLDKYFEVLRYSPGIEEYATLEAIRDILMKGDEWDVIVFDTPPTGLTLRVLALPKISLIWADKLIDVRRKILEKRAAIANIQGPLKFKAGEEEAELPTEESRDEVMNELKKYRSEVQFVDGVITDPEKTSVVAVMNPEALPLYETIRARDTLKKFRVPFRLIVVNKVINVSGEIPELKVKLDAQKKVLEQIKGEFRGVEVLKIPMFAEEPRGMEWLKRLGGMIVGD; this is encoded by the coding sequence ATGAGGGAATACCTTCTGCCCAAGAAGGACTACCGCGTCCTGTTCGTCATAGGGAAAGGCGGCGTGGGAAAGACCACGACTTCCGCTTCCATAGCCGTTGCGCTGGCTGAAAAGAGGTACAAAACGCTCATCGTCTCACTTGATCCGGCTCACAACCTCGGCGACGTCTTCATGACTAAGCTGGGTGACAGGCCGAAGAAGCTTGCCGAGAACCTCTACGCGAGTGAGCTCGACATGGAGAAGCTCATCAAGGGCTACCTTGAACACCTGGAGAAAAACCTAAAGCACACCTACCGCTATCTGACCGTCATAAACCTCGATAAGTACTTCGAGGTTCTGAGGTACTCACCGGGGATAGAGGAGTACGCCACGCTTGAAGCCATAAGGGACATCCTAATGAAAGGGGACGAGTGGGATGTGATAGTCTTCGACACCCCGCCCACCGGCCTCACACTCCGCGTTCTGGCGCTCCCCAAGATATCCCTTATCTGGGCGGACAAACTCATAGACGTCAGGAGGAAAATATTGGAGAAGCGCGCCGCCATAGCCAACATCCAGGGGCCGTTAAAGTTCAAGGCGGGTGAGGAAGAGGCTGAGCTGCCCACGGAGGAGAGCAGGGATGAGGTAATGAACGAGCTCAAAAAATACCGCTCAGAGGTCCAGTTCGTCGATGGCGTTATAACTGACCCCGAGAAGACGAGCGTCGTTGCGGTGATGAACCCCGAGGCACTGCCCCTGTACGAGACCATCAGGGCAAGGGATACACTGAAGAAATTCAGGGTTCCGTTCAGGCTCATCGTTGTGAACAAGGTTATCAACGTGTCCGGAGAAATCCCCGAGCTGAAGGTGAAGCTCGATGCCCAGAAGAAGGTGCTGGAGCAGATAAAGGGAGAGTTCCGTGGGGTAGAAGTACTCAAAATCCCCATGTTCGCGGAGGAGCCCCGGGGCATGGAGTGGCTTAAGAGGCTTGGGGGAATGATAGTTGGGGATTGA
- a CDS encoding iron-sulfur cluster assembly protein has product MGIEEEAIKRLRNVKDPVTEENIVDLGMVVSIVEDEDGVRLYLDLSRGTHGPFMDALTWPVRAKIVRDAVAVLSDLGKVEILDAKSFQRYYPEDD; this is encoded by the coding sequence TTGGGGATTGAGGAAGAGGCAATCAAACGGCTGAGGAACGTAAAAGATCCTGTAACGGAGGAGAACATAGTGGATCTGGGTATGGTCGTCTCGATCGTTGAGGATGAGGATGGAGTAAGACTTTACCTCGACCTCTCCAGGGGGACCCACGGGCCTTTTATGGATGCACTCACCTGGCCTGTCCGGGCCAAGATAGTGAGGGACGCGGTTGCAGTTCTCTCGGATTTGGGAAAGGTTGAAATACTTGACGCGAAGAGCTTCCAGAGGTACTATCCGGAGGATGATTGA
- a CDS encoding alpha/beta hydrolase, giving the protein MEVYKAKFGTPERGWVVLVHGLGEHSGRYGKLIGMLNEAGFAVYTFDWPGHGKSPGKRGHTSVEEAMEIIDSIIAELGENPFLFGHSLGGLTVVRYAETRPDKIRGVVASSPALAKSPETPGFMVALAKFLGRVAPGLTLSNGIKPELLSRNPEAVKAYVEDPLVHDRISSKLGRSIFENMEKAHREAERIKVPVLLLVGTGDVITPPEGSRRLFEELKVEDKELKEFPGAYHEIFEDPEWGKALHKKIIEWLLEHSGA; this is encoded by the coding sequence GTGGAGGTCTACAAGGCCAAGTTTGGAACCCCTGAAAGGGGTTGGGTTGTGCTCGTCCACGGTCTTGGGGAGCACAGCGGAAGATATGGAAAGCTGATAGGGATGCTGAACGAAGCCGGCTTCGCTGTCTACACTTTTGACTGGCCCGGACACGGGAAAAGCCCGGGCAAGAGGGGGCACACGAGCGTCGAGGAGGCTATGGAAATAATCGATTCCATAATTGCAGAATTAGGTGAAAACCCCTTTCTCTTCGGCCACAGCCTCGGCGGTTTGACGGTTGTAAGGTACGCCGAGACGAGGCCCGACAAAATCAGGGGTGTAGTAGCTTCTTCGCCCGCCCTCGCCAAGAGCCCTGAAACGCCGGGCTTCATGGTGGCTCTGGCGAAGTTCCTCGGGAGGGTTGCTCCAGGCCTGACGCTCTCTAACGGCATAAAGCCCGAACTCCTCTCAAGGAACCCAGAGGCCGTTAAGGCCTACGTGGAAGACCCGCTTGTCCACGACAGAATCTCGTCGAAGCTTGGGAGGAGTATCTTCGAGAACATGGAGAAGGCCCACAGAGAGGCAGAGAGAATAAAAGTCCCGGTTCTGCTCCTCGTTGGGACTGGGGATGTTATCACTCCCCCAGAAGGCTCAAGGAGGCTCTTCGAGGAGCTCAAGGTAGAAGACAAAGAGCTAAAGGAGTTCCCAGGAGCTTACCACGAGATATTTGAGGACCCCGAGTGGGGGAAGGCCTTACATAAGAAAATAATTGAGTGGTTGCTGGAGCACTCTGGAGCTTAG